One region of Skermanella mucosa genomic DNA includes:
- the tnpA gene encoding IS66-like element accessory protein TnpA, translating into MEILDQASRRRRWSEEEKLRMVAETMEPGMSVSLVARRRGVSASQLFRWRRQFVGEAGIPEQTPVFAPVHLLPEPLASPPASEPKPCHGGIIEIMLGGGRVVRVDRHVDAEALRRVLGVLEEGR; encoded by the coding sequence ATCCTCGACCAAGCGTCCCGCAGGCGGCGCTGGTCGGAGGAGGAGAAGCTCCGGATGGTGGCGGAGACGATGGAACCCGGCATGTCCGTCTCGCTGGTCGCCCGACGCCGGGGCGTCAGCGCCAGTCAGCTGTTCCGCTGGCGCCGACAGTTTGTCGGCGAGGCTGGAATACCTGAGCAAACGCCGGTCTTTGCCCCCGTGCACCTGCTGCCCGAACCCCTTGCGTCGCCGCCGGCATCCGAGCCGAAGCCCTGTCACGGCGGCATCATCGAGATCATGCTGGGCGGCGGTCGTGTCGTGCGGGTGGACCGGCACGTCGATGCCGAAGCGCTGCGCCGGGTGCTTGGCGTGCTGGAGGAAGGGCGATGA
- a CDS encoding ISL3 family transposase gives MSNSLLSLLPAGLAVERVVVHPDRVVFAVRARAATAPCPLCKRRSHRVHSRYTRHLGDLPWQGRIGRLDLRVRRFRCSTPRCPRRIFAERLPEVVLPRVRRTVRLAEAQRRIALHAGGESGARLADRLAMPVSGDTLLRLIRAVPIEPAPPARVIGIDDWAWRRGQRYGTIIVDLERNRPIDLLPDRQGDTVAAWLKDHPGTEIVARDRAGSYADGIRTGAPDALQVSDRWHLLRNLNDAVARVLDRHHRDLRAATAAATATSKASDVPPSTPSASEPSVMPVPEPSHPDRHAIRRARFDEVMALHQRNWPIKRIARTLGLNPKTVRRWLRSGQLPTWDQRSRGSAVDVHAEYLHQRWNEGCRNAAQLWEEIRRRGFRGQLRTVQRWVRRLRGADPSSSGTEPCGRLWKMPSKRRAAWFVVADYETIDTTEQRFVEALIAASPELGRIIALARAFNGMVRYQQAERLDSWLAAAKDTALAGFADGLVRDLAAIRAALSLPWSTGPVEGQISYLKTIKRTMSGRAKFDLLRHRVLEAA, from the coding sequence GTGTCCAATTCGCTGTTGTCCCTGCTCCCCGCCGGTCTCGCGGTTGAGCGGGTCGTCGTCCACCCGGATCGTGTCGTCTTCGCCGTCCGCGCTCGCGCCGCCACGGCGCCCTGTCCCTTGTGCAAGCGCCGCTCGCATCGCGTCCACAGCCGCTACACCCGGCACCTTGGGGATCTCCCCTGGCAGGGGAGGATCGGTCGGCTCGATCTCCGAGTCCGTCGCTTTCGCTGCTCGACCCCCAGGTGCCCGCGCCGGATCTTCGCCGAGCGCCTGCCGGAGGTGGTCCTACCGAGGGTTCGGCGGACCGTCCGCCTCGCCGAGGCGCAACGCCGCATCGCCCTGCATGCGGGAGGGGAGTCGGGCGCCCGCCTGGCGGATCGGCTCGCCATGCCGGTCAGCGGCGACACGCTGCTACGCCTGATCCGGGCCGTGCCGATCGAACCAGCCCCGCCGGCACGCGTCATCGGCATCGATGACTGGGCGTGGCGGCGGGGCCAGCGCTACGGCACGATCATCGTCGATCTGGAGCGCAACCGACCGATCGACCTGCTGCCCGACCGCCAAGGTGACACGGTCGCGGCCTGGCTGAAGGATCATCCCGGCACCGAGATCGTTGCCCGTGATCGCGCCGGCAGCTATGCCGACGGCATCCGAACCGGCGCTCCGGATGCCCTCCAGGTCAGCGATCGGTGGCATCTCCTGCGCAACCTCAACGATGCCGTGGCCCGAGTTCTCGATCGGCATCATCGTGACCTGCGTGCGGCAACGGCGGCAGCGACCGCAACAAGCAAGGCTTCGGACGTGCCGCCATCGACACCGTCGGCGTCCGAGCCGTCCGTCATGCCCGTTCCCGAGCCGTCGCACCCGGATCGGCATGCCATCCGGCGAGCTCGCTTTGACGAGGTGATGGCGCTGCATCAGAGGAACTGGCCGATCAAACGCATCGCCCGAACGCTCGGCCTCAATCCGAAGACGGTGCGCCGATGGCTGCGATCGGGTCAGCTGCCGACCTGGGACCAGCGGTCCCGCGGCAGTGCGGTCGATGTTCACGCCGAGTATCTGCACCAACGCTGGAACGAGGGCTGCCGCAACGCGGCACAGCTGTGGGAAGAAATCCGCAGGCGCGGCTTTCGAGGGCAGCTCCGGACAGTGCAGCGCTGGGTCAGACGCCTCCGGGGTGCCGACCCGTCATCATCCGGAACGGAGCCTTGCGGGAGGCTGTGGAAGATGCCGTCGAAACGCCGGGCCGCGTGGTTCGTGGTGGCCGATTACGAGACGATCGACACGACGGAGCAGCGGTTTGTCGAAGCCCTGATTGCCGCGTCGCCGGAACTTGGCCGGATCATCGCACTGGCGCGCGCGTTCAACGGCATGGTGCGATACCAACAAGCGGAGCGGCTGGATTCCTGGCTGGCAGCGGCGAAGGACACTGCCCTGGCCGGGTTCGCCGATGGTCTTGTCCGCGATCTTGCGGCAATCCGGGCAGCTCTGTCGCTGCCGTGGAGTACCGGTCCTGTCGAGGGGCAGATCAGCTACCTGAAGACGATCAAGCGGACCATGTCCGGTCGTGCCAAGTTCGATCTACTGCGCCACCGTGTTCTCGAAGCGGCCTGA
- the tnpB gene encoding IS66 family insertion sequence element accessory protein TnpB encodes MVQQSLGKDPFSGHLFLFRGKRSDRLKILYADANGMAIPTTRNLFKEGLV; translated from the coding sequence ATGGTCCAGCAGAGCCTGGGCAAGGATCCATTCTCGGGCCACCTGTTCCTGTTCCGCGGCAAGAGATCTGACAGGCTGAAAATCCTCTACGCCGATGCCAATGGTATGGCCATTCCCACAACAAGGAACCTCTTCAAAGAAGGTTTGGTTTGA
- a CDS encoding recombinase family protein — protein MSRWRRTSGMLPSKVEGRHLDRQAVVYVRQSTLQQLEHNKESTAVQYALVERACSLGWARPRITVIDEDLGCSAASAAGRPGFQRLVAEVGLGHVGLILGFEVSRLARSCRDWYHLLEICALAGTLIGDNDGVYDPGLYNDRLLLGLKGTMSEAELHIMRARFEEGRWNKAERGEFGFPMPRGFIRRPSDEVIQDPDERARESLQLVFEVFEQRRSIHGVVRYFHAHGLMLPDRVRTGPAKGDLVWTPVTRNAVLNLVTNPAYAGAYAYGRQRPPPTGSSGRSRATSPGEWQILIKDRWPAYISWDMFERNQRQLKANQSKHIGVARGGPSLLTGILICGRCGSRMVTTYRNNGHNLRYECTRRMINRGEEHCQGFAGETLDALVADLVLAALQPGAVDVALQLAEDLEIERTREHRQWELRLEQARYETERAQRQYDEVEPENRLVARTLERRWEAALQAEIQIKEEHTRFLARQPARLSAADRAAIERLAADVPAIWRASSTTPAERKEIVRLMLDRVVATVKGETENMEVECHWAGGRRTRHLLRRAVRRMTQLAGHDELLARTTALFAEGLRPPAIARTLAAEGWLSPRGHSVTEGGVRSWLQRRGLLPDGRHRPTLVVEREPDEFTVAELSVRLGVPEGTIYRWLYKGLVPARRATAVNRELWLVRLDAALAHDRQRRPRKPTKVKHVP, from the coding sequence ATGAGCCGCTGGAGGCGGACCAGCGGGATGCTGCCGAGCAAGGTCGAGGGCCGGCATCTTGACCGTCAGGCCGTCGTCTACGTTCGGCAGTCGACGCTGCAGCAGTTGGAACACAACAAGGAATCCACCGCGGTCCAGTACGCCCTGGTCGAGCGCGCCTGCTCGCTCGGTTGGGCTCGGCCCCGGATCACCGTGATCGATGAAGATCTCGGCTGCTCCGCCGCGTCCGCCGCCGGACGGCCTGGTTTCCAGCGCCTGGTGGCGGAGGTCGGGCTCGGGCACGTCGGCCTGATCCTCGGGTTCGAAGTCTCGCGGCTCGCCCGCTCCTGCCGGGACTGGTATCATCTTCTGGAGATCTGCGCCCTGGCGGGCACGTTGATCGGCGACAACGACGGCGTCTACGACCCAGGCCTTTACAACGACCGCCTTCTGCTCGGGCTCAAGGGGACGATGAGCGAAGCGGAACTGCACATCATGCGCGCCCGCTTTGAGGAAGGGCGCTGGAACAAGGCCGAGCGCGGGGAGTTCGGGTTTCCGATGCCGCGCGGCTTCATACGACGACCCTCGGACGAGGTCATCCAGGACCCTGATGAGCGGGCGCGCGAGAGTTTGCAGTTGGTATTCGAGGTTTTCGAGCAGCGGCGCAGCATCCACGGCGTCGTGCGTTATTTCCACGCCCACGGTCTCATGTTGCCCGATCGGGTGCGGACCGGGCCGGCCAAGGGCGATCTCGTGTGGACGCCGGTTACCCGGAACGCGGTGCTCAACCTCGTGACCAATCCCGCCTACGCCGGAGCCTACGCCTACGGTCGGCAACGGCCACCCCCCACGGGATCGTCGGGACGCAGTCGGGCGACCAGCCCCGGCGAGTGGCAGATCCTGATAAAGGACCGCTGGCCGGCCTACATCAGTTGGGACATGTTCGAGAGGAACCAGCGCCAGTTGAAGGCCAACCAGAGCAAGCACATCGGCGTCGCGCGGGGCGGACCGTCGCTCCTGACCGGGATCCTGATCTGCGGCCGTTGCGGTTCCCGCATGGTGACGACCTACCGCAACAACGGCCACAACTTGCGTTACGAGTGCACTCGCAGGATGATCAACCGTGGAGAGGAGCATTGCCAGGGGTTCGCCGGTGAGACCCTGGACGCTCTTGTCGCCGATCTGGTCCTGGCGGCACTACAGCCCGGCGCGGTCGACGTGGCTTTGCAATTGGCCGAGGATCTGGAGATCGAGCGCACCCGGGAACATCGGCAGTGGGAGTTGCGGCTGGAACAGGCGCGCTACGAGACCGAACGGGCGCAGCGCCAGTACGACGAGGTCGAGCCGGAGAACCGGCTGGTCGCCCGCACGCTGGAGCGACGCTGGGAGGCGGCGTTGCAAGCCGAAATACAGATCAAGGAGGAGCACACCCGCTTCCTGGCCCGTCAGCCGGCCCGGCTGAGCGCGGCGGATCGGGCCGCCATCGAACGGCTCGCCGCCGACGTGCCGGCGATCTGGCGGGCGTCGAGCACGACGCCTGCCGAACGCAAGGAGATCGTCCGCCTGATGCTGGACCGGGTGGTGGCCACGGTGAAGGGGGAGACCGAGAACATGGAAGTGGAGTGCCACTGGGCCGGTGGCCGCCGGACCCGTCACCTGTTGCGGCGGGCAGTGCGGCGCATGACCCAGCTGGCCGGTCACGATGAGCTTCTTGCCCGGACCACAGCTTTGTTCGCCGAGGGGCTGCGTCCACCGGCCATCGCCCGGACGCTGGCAGCCGAGGGCTGGCTGTCGCCCCGCGGACACTCAGTGACCGAAGGCGGCGTGCGCTCCTGGTTGCAGCGCCGGGGCCTGTTGCCGGACGGTAGACATCGACCGACGCTGGTGGTGGAGCGCGAGCCGGACGAGTTCACGGTGGCAGAGCTGTCGGTCCGCTTGGGCGTGCCCGAGGGAACGATCTACCGGTGGCTGTACAAAGGATTGGTGCCGGCGCGCAGGGCGACGGCGGTGAACCGCGAACTCTGGCTCGTTCGCCTGGACGCCGCCCTGGCCCATGACCGACAGCGTCGCCCCCGTAAGCCGACCAAGGTCAAGCACGTACCCTAA
- the tnpB gene encoding IS66 family insertion sequence element accessory protein TnpB (TnpB, as the term is used for proteins encoded by IS66 family insertion elements, is considered an accessory protein, since TnpC, encoded by a neighboring gene, is a DDE family transposase.), with protein sequence MIAVPQGMKVWLAAGPVDMRKGFDGLSAIVQEQLDKDPFSGHLFVFRGRRGDLLKVLAWDGQGLCVLAS encoded by the coding sequence ATGATCGCGGTGCCGCAGGGCATGAAGGTCTGGCTCGCGGCCGGGCCGGTAGACATGAGGAAGGGTTTCGACGGGCTGAGCGCCATCGTCCAGGAGCAGTTGGACAAGGACCCGTTCTCCGGCCACCTCTTCGTCTTCCGGGGCCGGCGCGGGGATTTGCTGAAGGTTCTGGCCTGGGACGGGCAAGGGCTGTGCGTCCTGGCTTCATGA
- the tnpA gene encoding IS66-like element accessory protein TnpA — MQRVEIVTGRERRRRWSLEEKARLAGEAFAPGAIVSHVARRHGVAESCLYAWRKQLHGGRIGDARSGCGTALLIPVMLDAPPGQEPEPRSAGMAARASVTFSDGTRLEVGADYPAGALQALVAALRSRS, encoded by the coding sequence ATGCAGCGTGTCGAGATCGTCACCGGGCGGGAGCGCCGCCGGCGGTGGAGCCTGGAGGAGAAAGCGCGGCTGGCCGGGGAGGCATTTGCGCCGGGTGCGATCGTCTCGCATGTGGCGCGGCGCCACGGCGTTGCCGAGAGCTGCCTTTACGCCTGGCGCAAGCAGTTGCACGGCGGGAGAATCGGTGACGCGCGCAGCGGGTGCGGCACGGCGCTGTTGATCCCGGTCATGCTCGATGCTCCGCCGGGGCAGGAACCGGAGCCGCGGTCCGCGGGCATGGCAGCGCGGGCATCGGTCACTTTCTCCGACGGGACGCGCCTGGAGGTCGGAGCCGATTACCCGGCCGGCGCGCTCCAGGCCCTGGTCGCCGCCCTGAGGAGCCGGTCATGA
- a CDS encoding site-specific integrase, which yields MMGRINTIVSRDHLLRDCASWPADQQARWLAAFDPDVGKVRWVRQTQYQNGRVYSRYLNCAVRNGLPPRVTAAGVRAFVRGCEAGGASARTVSGYLWSIFKVMRVLDPVDHLDWLYRSCLAAQEQANLTVKRKSAIIAPAEEILNFALQLIGEARQAGPRAGWHVVQAYRDGLFIAVGIAGPERLRALAGIRIADLDTEVGIWHVPQEQHKTRRIEVRTYPDLVLRLLREWIDVWRPVHAGDHDALWIAKGGGPAGQDALAHAMRSATSRAPWGYPITPHRLRDAAATLLVRESPAVARLAQILLGHRSEATTREYTETAKRLSASRDVTRIMSAAHAAVGRRLRVAGNRDRRRCR from the coding sequence ATGATGGGCCGGATCAACACAATCGTGTCCCGGGACCATCTGCTGCGCGACTGCGCGAGCTGGCCGGCCGACCAGCAGGCTCGATGGCTGGCGGCGTTCGACCCGGACGTGGGCAAGGTGCGGTGGGTGCGGCAGACGCAGTACCAGAACGGCCGGGTGTACAGCCGCTATCTCAATTGCGCAGTGCGCAATGGCCTGCCGCCGCGGGTGACGGCGGCGGGCGTAAGGGCTTTCGTCCGTGGCTGTGAGGCAGGGGGAGCGTCGGCGCGGACCGTGTCAGGATATCTCTGGTCTATTTTTAAGGTCATGCGGGTCCTCGATCCGGTCGATCACCTGGACTGGCTGTACCGCTCGTGCCTGGCCGCACAGGAACAGGCAAACCTGACGGTGAAGCGCAAGTCAGCAATTATCGCGCCCGCGGAAGAAATCCTCAACTTCGCGCTGCAGCTAATCGGCGAGGCCCGACAGGCGGGACCTCGGGCCGGCTGGCACGTGGTCCAGGCGTATCGCGACGGGCTGTTCATCGCCGTCGGAATAGCCGGCCCGGAGCGGTTGCGGGCACTGGCGGGCATCCGGATCGCCGACCTGGATACAGAGGTCGGGATCTGGCATGTGCCGCAAGAGCAGCATAAAACGCGCAGAATCGAAGTGCGCACATACCCTGATCTCGTCCTGCGATTGTTGCGGGAGTGGATCGACGTCTGGCGTCCGGTTCACGCCGGCGATCATGACGCCCTGTGGATCGCGAAGGGCGGCGGCCCGGCCGGACAGGACGCCCTCGCGCACGCGATGCGCTCAGCGACGTCACGTGCACCGTGGGGATACCCGATCACGCCACACCGCCTGCGCGATGCCGCCGCGACGCTGCTCGTCCGTGAGTCACCGGCGGTCGCGCGGCTGGCGCAGATCCTGCTCGGGCATCGCAGCGAGGCGACCACGCGCGAGTACACCGAAACCGCGAAGCGGCTTTCGGCATCGCGGGACGTGACGCGTATCATGTCGGCGGCGCACGCCGCGGTCGGCCGCCGCCTGAGGGTGGCCGGTAATCGTGATCGCCGAAGATGCCGGTGA
- a CDS encoding site-specific integrase, whose amino-acid sequence MSQPPSLADLDVVIHIAGHAGVLSKATRHAARKALVRVSVAEGRDLADAPQPDVRLRHAALAGTINARALRDEQAALRQAEVLPLLPADLVARISTGEATLDDAIAVVMRQESWGAERVRIAGAVTRLAAIALARFGRADLRATESVVDDLLARLTHGDFGLEPGSWSAFKSRVRRAVRLVDVHARQRLSESMLTGPWRLLLGAVKRSGDASRGDASRGDLAKVWPLVAFCHRRSIPPEAVDDAVIGRLRQELDARSRNAFDVARNVVYGWERLQKAHPEWPATRLSRLYARAAANGDLRFEDLPEPLRQSWAAFIAEFGAPRDTAVASLADLILDDDDVRLGTAPSTGDSLSAARLLNLRTVIVHAANVAIAQLGLMPASIEDLVTADIARRALKRIARRQVQTARDRDVAVNATGMKNGYLLHAATGFVTLARCLEMDDVMDDLVQLRDDVDPRLIRRKIQRDGSIRREYAEVQIGPRHRERLAQFRADTKLLAWFEVLDELIRRSETVAASGRLPTLEDVGDMIVCVLHAITRCCPMRRRNLTQLRILGPDRNLVLPPKHGVGYLHVDWQEVKNRRAIDVEIPEEYVRVLRRWIDVYRPALMRAVGADSANPYLFPAAGMAHRAPTLLNSAFVDRNRKIGGFELNLHLQRHLAAKIVLDQEPESMPLVQELLGHKKEQTTRRYYAEINSILVQRRYHDLLLGRLRTLRFRKGI is encoded by the coding sequence ATGTCACAGCCGCCCTCGCTCGCCGACCTCGACGTCGTCATCCACATAGCCGGACACGCCGGCGTTCTGTCCAAGGCGACACGGCACGCCGCGCGCAAGGCGTTGGTGCGGGTCAGCGTCGCGGAAGGGCGGGACCTGGCCGATGCTCCTCAGCCCGACGTGCGGCTCCGGCATGCCGCGCTGGCCGGCACGATCAACGCCCGAGCTCTCCGCGACGAGCAGGCGGCCCTGCGCCAAGCCGAGGTGCTGCCTCTGCTGCCCGCCGACCTCGTCGCGCGGATCTCGACGGGCGAGGCCACCCTCGACGACGCGATCGCGGTTGTCATGCGCCAGGAGAGCTGGGGTGCCGAGCGCGTCCGGATCGCCGGCGCTGTCACCCGCCTCGCCGCCATCGCGCTCGCGCGCTTCGGCAGAGCCGACCTGCGCGCCACGGAGTCGGTGGTCGACGACCTCCTGGCGCGGCTTACCCACGGTGACTTCGGCCTCGAGCCGGGCAGTTGGAGCGCGTTCAAGTCGCGGGTCCGCCGCGCGGTCAGGCTGGTCGACGTCCACGCCCGCCAGCGCCTTTCCGAGTCGATGCTGACCGGTCCATGGCGCCTCCTGCTCGGGGCCGTCAAGCGGTCCGGCGACGCGTCGCGCGGCGACGCGTCGCGCGGCGACCTGGCGAAGGTTTGGCCGCTCGTCGCGTTCTGCCACCGCCGTTCGATTCCACCCGAAGCCGTCGATGATGCCGTCATCGGGCGGCTCCGGCAGGAACTGGACGCCAGAAGCCGGAACGCCTTCGACGTCGCCCGCAACGTCGTCTATGGCTGGGAGCGCCTCCAGAAGGCCCATCCAGAGTGGCCGGCCACCCGGCTGTCGCGCCTTTATGCACGGGCCGCGGCGAATGGCGATCTGCGTTTCGAGGACCTTCCGGAGCCGCTGCGGCAGTCGTGGGCCGCATTCATCGCGGAATTCGGAGCACCGCGAGACACCGCCGTTGCATCGCTCGCCGACCTCATCCTCGACGACGACGATGTGCGCCTGGGCACAGCCCCTTCGACCGGTGACAGCCTGTCGGCTGCAAGGCTCCTCAATTTGCGGACGGTGATTGTTCATGCGGCAAATGTCGCAATCGCCCAACTCGGGCTGATGCCGGCGTCCATTGAGGATCTGGTGACGGCCGACATCGCACGCCGTGCCCTGAAGCGCATCGCCAGGCGGCAGGTGCAGACAGCCCGGGACCGGGATGTCGCCGTCAATGCCACGGGCATGAAGAATGGCTACCTGCTCCATGCCGCGACCGGCTTCGTCACCCTCGCGCGGTGCCTGGAGATGGACGACGTGATGGACGATCTGGTGCAGCTTCGCGACGATGTCGATCCCCGCCTGATCAGGCGCAAGATCCAGAGGGACGGATCGATCCGGCGCGAGTATGCGGAAGTGCAGATCGGTCCCCGGCATCGGGAAAGGCTGGCACAGTTCCGAGCCGACACCAAGCTGCTGGCCTGGTTCGAGGTCCTGGACGAGCTCATCCGGCGCTCGGAAACGGTCGCCGCATCCGGCCGACTCCCCACGCTGGAGGATGTCGGTGACATGATCGTCTGCGTGCTCCACGCGATCACCCGGTGCTGTCCGATGCGCCGGCGCAACCTCACGCAACTCCGCATCCTGGGTCCCGACCGCAACCTGGTTCTGCCGCCGAAGCACGGGGTCGGCTACCTCCACGTCGACTGGCAGGAAGTCAAGAACAGGCGAGCCATCGACGTGGAAATCCCGGAGGAGTATGTCCGCGTCCTGCGGCGCTGGATCGACGTCTACCGTCCGGCGTTGATGCGGGCGGTCGGGGCGGACAGTGCCAACCCGTACCTGTTTCCCGCTGCCGGCATGGCGCATCGGGCGCCGACGCTGCTGAACAGCGCTTTCGTCGACCGCAACCGCAAGATCGGCGGGTTCGAGTTGAATCTTCACCTCCAGCGCCATCTGGCCGCCAAGATCGTGCTCGACCAGGAACCGGAATCGATGCCGCTCGTCCAGGAACTGCTGGGTCATAAGAAGGAGCAAACGACGCGGCGTTACTATGCGGAAATCAACAGCATTCTCGTGCAGCGGCGGTACCATGACCTGTTGCTCGGCCGTCTTCGCACATTGCGGTTCCGGAAGGGGATATGA
- a CDS encoding helix-turn-helix domain-containing protein translates to MIRRQSPPPVQAVPRFLTVGETASLLRCSSRTILRRIAAGTLKARAEGNRYLIAQTDLDAYLS, encoded by the coding sequence ATGATCAGACGCCAGTCACCGCCACCTGTCCAAGCCGTGCCACGGTTCCTCACCGTTGGCGAGACCGCCTCCCTGCTGCGCTGCTCGAGTAGGACCATCCTGCGCCGGATCGCAGCCGGTACGCTGAAAGCCCGGGCCGAGGGGAATCGTTACCTCATCGCACAGACCGATCTCGACGCGTACCTGTCGTGA